AGCAGATAACGATTTGAATTAGTTGAGTAAGCAACTGTTGTGTCATTAATGACATGGCGCACCTTTTCCCATTCAACCACTGGATGAAGGAGGGCTTCCCGATTAGGGAAGAGAAATAAAGCATCGTTTAGTTGGTAATAACCGTAAAAGCCTATAATCCCTTTGCAGTATTCAAGGTTTGAATGGCTAGCTAGATAATAACTAGCAAAGGCCCCCGCAGAACGACCAAATAAATAAAAATATGGATGGGGTTGGCCAATTTTCTGATAACCCTGGTTTTGATACCATTGGATAAGTTGATTTAAACAATTAAATATATGGTCTAGCTTTGACTCAGGGGCTAACGGATAGTCGAAGGTTAGAATCTGGTAGCCTGCTTGTGTTAGCATTTCTAAATAAATTTTCGGGAGGTCGTCTCGGTGGCCAAAGATAAACCCTCCACCATGTATATAGAGGAGAGTACCCTTTGGTTTGACAGACGGATTATAGAAATGAGTGGCAGATAATTCGACATCTTGAAAGCAAATCGTTGAGATAGGAACAGCTTGCATAAGTCCTCCTTTCTATCCTAGTGAAGGATGTACTAAATATATTGTAATAACGCCTGTAATCATTGTCGCTTAGTATAACATAAGAAAGGAGTGTGTGTTCTGTTCAAAGTGCACAATCCAGGTGCTTCCTTTTGTTGCAAATAGCATCGCAAGTAGCTTTGTAAGCGGTTATAATTATAATGAGACTGATGTGGAAGTAATAGACTATTCCAGATACACCTCAGGTAGAGGTTTCTCGGAGTTAGTATTGCTTTCATCAGAATAAGACGTCATACGTCTATCGATCAGATTAATGATGTTCAGCAACATAAGAGGAGGATTTTTATGTCGGAGGAAGTATTGGTAAACGTTACACCTGAGGAGTTACATGAGCTGATTCAGCACAAGCTGATGTCTGCAGGATTACCGGAAGATCAGGCAGAGGAAACAGCGAACCATCTAACGTATGCAGATTTAACGGGTATTCACTCACATGGTGCCGTTCGTGTTGAGTATTATTCAGAGCGAATCGCCAAAGGTGGGATTACTTTAGAGCCAGATGTGCACTTTGAACAAACTGGCTCAAGTACAGGGATTTTCCATGGTGATAATGCTCAAGGACAATATGTGGCCAATTTAGCAATCGAGCCGGCCGTTCGCTTAGCTAAAGAACAGGGTGCTTCTGTTGTTGGCGTTTCGAAATGCGGACATACAGGTACACTGTCTTATTATTTACGCAAAATTGCAAAAGAAGGACTATTAGCGATTGCAATGACACCGTCTGACCCTATGGTAGTACCCTATGGTGGGGCTGAGCGTTTCTACGGGACTAATCCGATTGGCTTTGGGGCACCAAGTAATGGGGATGACCCGTTAGTATTTGACATGGCAACAACTGTTCAAGCATGGGGCAAGGTTCTAGATGCGCGTTCGAAGGGACGCCCAATTCCTGATACTTGGGCAGTAGATGAAGATGGTAAGCCTACCACGGACCCGAATCATGTAGCTGGCTTGGTGCCAATCGCTGGGCCAAAGGGGTATGGATTGATGATGATGGTGGATATTTTCACGAATGTGCTATTAGGCTTACCGTTTGGGCAACATGTTTCTTCGATGTATGACGATTTGACAGCGGGTCGTGATTTGAGTCAAGTTTATATTGTGATTGATCCTGAAAAGTTCGTTGGTCTGGATGCATTCAAAGAAGGCATTAGCCGAACGATGCAGGAACTCAATGATGTGAAACCAGCAGAAGGGTTTGATTCTGTGCTCTATCCAGGTCAGAATTCGAATCGACGCTACAAAAAACACCTGGAAGAGGGTGTTGAAATTCCAGAGACGATTATCAACTATTTAAAATCATCTGATGTGCACTATGATAATTTTGATGGCTTAGATGCTTTTGCACAACCGAAAGAATAAGGAGAGAATTATGTTATTAACCAATATCCAAAAAGGAAACTATCAAGATTCAATCAACTTGATGTTACTTTCAACTGAGTTAAACAATATTGAAGGGGTTATCCAAGCGCAAGTCATGATGGCGACTGATGCTAATAAAGATATCTTTAAGGGAGCCGGCTTGGAAACGGAAGAGCTCTTAGCTGCCGGAGCTAACGATATGGCAATCGTTATCGAAACGAAAGACCCAGACATTATGGACAATGTCTTGAACGTTGTGGAGGATTATTTAAGTGATCTTTCGGTGAAGAAGGATACGGATTCACAAGTTGATGTTGATAACTGGGATGATGCGATGGCATCCTTGCCGGATGCCAATTTAGCAGTTATATCCATTCCAGGTGCCTATGCTGCTTCAGAAATTGAGCGGGCTTTAGATAAAGGCTTACACGTTTTTTCTTTCTCCGATAATGTGGCACTTAAAGACGAGGTTCGCTTAAAAGAGAAGGCTCACGAAAAAGGCTTGATGCTTATGGGCCCAGATTGTGGTACGGGTATTATTTCAGGTGTTCCGATTGCTTTCACTAACGTCGTCACACCGGGTAACATTGGTATAATTGGTGCTTCAGGAACTGGTATTCAAGAGGTTACGACAATCATAGATCGTTTAGGCGGGGGAGTGATGCATGCGATAGGAACAGGCGGGCGAGATTTATCTGAAGCGGTAAGTGCACGCACGATGTTAGACGCTATTGCTGCCTTAGAGAACCATCCAATGACAGATGTCATTACGATTATCTCAAAACCACCTGCCAAGGAGGTCCGTGACAAAGTTGTTAAACATTTACAGAGTTTAACTAAACCTGTTGTGGCTATTTTCTTAGGGGAAAAACCGAAAGAGCATATTGGCAATGTATATTTTGCGTATACGTTAGAAGAAGCTGCCAAAATTTCGGTCGACTTAGCTAATGGTGAGGACGTGCAAGCCAACTACTACGAACCGATTACGTATGATGTGGCTGAACCGCTTCAAGGCAAGACGGTTAAAGGTTTATATTCTGGGGGAACTTTAGCGAATGAAGCAGCAACATTAATTGCGGATGCATTAAAACTTGGCGAAATCCAAAATAAAGAAGGCTATATTCTCGATGAGGAAGGCTACCAAGTAATGGATTTAGGAGATGATATTTATACTCAAGGAAAACCACATCCGATGATTGATCCTAGTGTGCGTGTAGATAAGTTACAAGAAGTTGTTGAAGATGAATCAACGGGCGTTATCCTGTTCGATGTGGTCTTGGGATATGGGTCACATGCAGATATGGCCAATGCACTCATTCCATCTATTCAAGATGCTTTAGCAAAAGCAAAAGAAGATGGCCGTGACCTATACTTCGTAGCGACTGTAGTTGGCACGGAGAATGACCCGCAGGATTATGCAAAAGCTAAAGCAGATTTAGAAGAGGCCGGAGTTCTTGTCGAAGCAACGAACGCACGAGCTGTTCGCTTGGCTTTGAAATTAATGGGTGTGGATTATCAGATTGCAGATAAAGCACACGTATCTTATGATGGTGAAGTTCTGGAATTGGAACAAGTGAGTGGACCAATTCAAGACTTGATAACAACTCAACCACGGGTGATTAACGTAGGTGTATCTAGCTTTACTGAGTCGATTGAGAGATTCGGTGGTAAAGTGGTTCAATACAACTGGCGTCCAAGAGCGGGTGGTAACGCTAAATTAATTAAAGTTCTTGATGCTATCGATAAGCATGCGGAAGAAATCGACGCAGCGAACGCGAAGGTTGTGAATCGGATGCGTGATGCTCAACCGTTCTTGGTCGATGTGCGTTACGCTAAAGAAGTGATTCCTGAGTTGAATACGAATGAGAAAGTGATTCTGCACGCAGGTCCACCAATCAAGTACGAGAATATGACAGGACCAATGCAAGGCTCTTGTATTGGAGCAATGCTTTTTGAGGGTTGGGCTGATGACCATGAAGATGCGCGCAAACAATTAGAAACAGGCGAGGTGACTTTTATTCCTTGCCACCATGTAAATGCGGTAGGTCCGATGGGCGGAATTACTACAGCGAATTTCCCTGTTTTCGTTGTGCGTGAAGCCCAAGATGGCACGGAAGGCTATTGTATTATGAACGAGGGAATTGGGACAGTGTTGCGCTTTGGTGCTAACAACGAAGAGGTAGTTACACGTTTAGAGTGGATGCGCGACGTCTTAGGTCCAGTTTTAGGTCAAGCATTACGTACTATTGAAGGCGGCTTGAATACGAATATCATGATTGCTCGTGCAATTGGTATGGGAGATGAGTTCCACCAACGAAATATTGCAGCGTCTCTAGTCTTCTTGAAAGAAATTGCACCAGCTATTGTGAGTTTAAATATTTCAGAAGAACTTAAACAAGAAGTAATCCAATTCTTAGCAGATACTGATCAATTCTTTTTAAACATTGCGATGGCTACCGGAAAAACAATTGTCGATTACGCGCGTAAAGTACAAGAGGGTTGTATCGTTACAACGATGTCACGCAATGGTGAAAACTTCGGTATCCGTATAGCAGCCTTAGGGGATGAGTGGTTTACTGCACCAGTCAATACACCGGATGGCTTGTATTTCACAGGCTATAGTGCTGATGACGCCAATAAGGACATCGGGGACTCTGCCATTACAGAGACTATTGGTCTCGGTGGTTCCGCTATGATTGCAGCGCCAGGTGTTACACGCTTTATCGGAGCAGGAGGCTTTGAAGATGCGGTACGTATCTCTGAGGAGCAAGCCCGAATTGTCGTTGACCAAAATCCGAACTGGGCTGTTCCGACTTGGAACTTCCGTGGGACAAATCTAGGTATCGATATTCGCAAAGTTGTTGAAACAGGCATTGAACCGATTATCAATACGGGTATCGCGCATAAAGAAGCAGGTGTTGGCCAAGTTGGTGCAGGTACTGTAACGGCTCCAGTGGAAGCATTTGAGAAAGCTTTAGTAGCTTACGCAGAGCACTTGGGCATCGATGTTGATAGTCTATAATCCCCCTGTTGAGGCGATGGCCAGCCAGTTATTAGAATCGGTGTTAACAGAAGATGGCTTCGCAAAGGTGCAAAGTGTCTTTGAAACAGGTTTTAATTTGCATTTCAAAGATCAACTCATCTATGTTTCTGGTCACCAACCCGGGTATCTCTCAGCTATAGGTTTGCAACTGAAGGATGCGGATTTGATGGGTAAGCTTACTGAATCTGTTGTAGTTGACACCCTAATCCGAAAGCGGGGAAATACTTGGACGGTCTATACTCGTGAAGGCGGCTTGATCTTTGAACTAGCAGATATAAATTATGAGTGTTTTCGCTTGGAAAAGCGAACAGTAAGCCAAAGATCTTTGGCGAAATTGTCGGCAAGCATCCAGTCAAGCTTTGATATTACCCAGTCTGGCTTTGGTCAACTTCAGAGTCTTAAAGACATTTGGCAAGCTTGGCAGCAAGTCGACTCTGAAGCAGATTTCCAAGGCCTGGTCTACCGCTTGGTAGGCCACGGCCCTGGTTTGACGCCATCGGGTGATGACTTCTTGCAAGGAGTATTATTGATGGAAGCTTCTTTTGGCCTAAAGACTAGCTTTCGTCAGAGGATTCTAGCAGCAGTAACAGAGCGTGAAACCTCGCATGTTAGTCAAGCGTATTATAGCGCCTTGTTGGAAGGCTATGTTAATGAGCCTTGGTATCGCCTGTTGCAAAGTTTCGATAAAGTGAGCTCAACTGAGTTGCGTAATATAATTCAGTCATTATTACGTTATGGACATACGTCTGGTTCGGATATGGTACTAGGGAGTTTAGCTTATTTAGAATATTTGAGTTTTTTTGGAGGGAACGAATGACGAAAAGAATAGTTGTAGCTTTAGGCGGCAATGCTATCTTGACCGATGATCCGAGTGCAAGAGGGCAGCAAGAAGCTTTGCGCCAAACCGCTAAACATTTAATCGACTTAATTAAACAAGGACATCAATTAATTATTAGCCATGGGAATGGACCGCAAGTTGGTAATTTATTGTTACAACAAATAGCGGCCGATTCTGAGAAGAATCCAGCGATGCCTTTAGATACTTGTGTTGCAATGACACAAGGCAGTATTGGCTACTGGCTACAACAAGAAATGCAGAGGGTTATTAGAGAAGCAGACATTGATAAATCTGTAGTATCTTTGGTTACCCAAGTTTTAGTAGATGCTCAAGATCCTGCATTTGAGAACCTAACGAAACCAGTTGGGCCATTCTTGTCGGCAGAAGAAGCAAAAGTTGCTTCAGCTGAGACAGGGGATACTTACGTTGAGGATGCTGGTCGTGGCTATCGCAAAGTGGTAGCTTCGCCGAAGCCAGTGGATATTGTCGAAGCGAATGCAATTAAAACATTGGTTGACCAAGACGTCATCACTATTTCCGCTGGTGGCGGTGGAGTACCAGTTATCTCAACCGATAATGGCTATGAAGGTGTTGAAGCAGTTATTGATAAAGATTTTGCTTCTGCGAAGCTAGCAGAGCTTGTTGGAGCAGATTATTTACTCATTCTAACAGGAGTAGATAATGTCTATGTCAACTTTAACCAACCAAATCAAGAGAAGTTAGAAGATGTCACTGTAGAGCAGATGAAGGCATGGATTGCTGAAAATCAGTTTGCTCCTGGTAGTATGTTGCCGAAAGTGGAAGCGGCGATTGAGTTTGTAGAGAATACGCCGGATGCCCAGGCTGTTATTACGTCCTTGGAGAATGTGGAAGCATATTTCAATGGCGGATCAGCAACAGTTATTCGAAATGTTTAAAGGAAAGGGAATGAAGAATGGGTTATAAGAATAATAAGACGGGTTATCGCGATGGCTTGTTAGAATCACGTGCAGTTATCAAGAAGAATAATTATGCAATTATCCCACATGATGGCTTGGTCAATAATGCGGTTCCAGGCTTTGAAAACTGCCGAATTTCAATTTTAGGTAGCCAACATTTAGGGGCGAGTTTCAACGATTATATTTGCGAATTCTTGCCTGGTGGGCAAAATAAATTAGGTTTTGGTGGCGAGGGAATCGAAGTATTCATTTATTTAATTAAAGGAAAGCTAACTGTTTCGGATCGTCAAGAGAGTCATGAATTGACTGAAGGAGGTTATGTCTTCTTGCCTGAGGGCGAGTTAATGTTTATGGAGAATACTTCAGATGAAATGGCGGAAGCTTTCTTGTATCAGCGACGTTATGAACCGTTAGAAGGTCATGAAGCCTATAAAGTCGTCGGTAATAAGAACAACTTAGAACCTATCCATTATGAAGGCATGGAAGATGTCCTATTATGGGACTTCTTGCCAACTGATGACTTTGGCTTTGATATGAACATTCATGTTCTCCAGTTTCAACCAGGCGGAAGCCATGGATATATTGAGACGCATTATCAAGAACATGGGGCTTACTTATTATCAGGCCAAGGAATGTATAACTTAGATAATGAGTGGTTCCCAGTAGAGAAAGGGGACTATATCTTCATGGCACGATATACCCAACAAGCCTGCTATGCCGTCGGTCGAGATGAGCCTCTCGCTTATGTATACTCTAAAGATGCCAATCGTAATCCTCAGTTATAAAATATAGGATACGGCTGAGGAAACCTTCATACATTTGATAATCGGTATAGCAGATAATACAATAGACCTTTGGGCAACGAGTTCGTTGTCTAAGGTCTATTTATACATTGGAGAATCATTATTAAGGATTGTGTTGAAGCATGTTTAAAGCACACTAGAAGCAATTTGGCTTGAAATAGCTTGCTCTGAGCGAGGAGTAAACTCACTTATAACAAGGAAAGTGCGACGTTGCTTCCATT
This region of Suicoccus acidiformans genomic DNA includes:
- a CDS encoding DUF2877 domain-containing protein codes for the protein MASQLLESVLTEDGFAKVQSVFETGFNLHFKDQLIYVSGHQPGYLSAIGLQLKDADLMGKLTESVVVDTLIRKRGNTWTVYTREGGLIFELADINYECFRLEKRTVSQRSLAKLSASIQSSFDITQSGFGQLQSLKDIWQAWQQVDSEADFQGLVYRLVGHGPGLTPSGDDFLQGVLLMEASFGLKTSFRQRILAAVTERETSHVSQAYYSALLEGYVNEPWYRLLQSFDKVSSTELRNIIQSLLRYGHTSGSDMVLGSLAYLEYLSFFGGNE
- a CDS encoding alpha/beta hydrolase family protein, which gives rise to MQAVPISTICFQDVELSATHFYNPSVKPKGTLLYIHGGGFIFGHRDDLPKIYLEMLTQAGYQILTFDYPLAPESKLDHIFNCLNQLIQWYQNQGYQKIGQPHPYFYLFGRSAGAFASYYLASHSNLEYCKGIIGFYGYYQLNDALFLFPNREALLHPVVEWEKVRHVINDTTVAYSTNSNRYLLYLYGRQTGKWMQLLTDQPEEITKYSLSFEQLRGLPSIFLTHSRRDPDVPFRQSSQIAKQAPNTHFIPVDSTDHDFDRTHINTLGIPIYQQLIEWLNEH
- the allE gene encoding (S)-ureidoglycine aminohydrolase; this translates as MGYKNNKTGYRDGLLESRAVIKKNNYAIIPHDGLVNNAVPGFENCRISILGSQHLGASFNDYICEFLPGGQNKLGFGGEGIEVFIYLIKGKLTVSDRQESHELTEGGYVFLPEGELMFMENTSDEMAEAFLYQRRYEPLEGHEAYKVVGNKNNLEPIHYEGMEDVLLWDFLPTDDFGFDMNIHVLQFQPGGSHGYIETHYQEHGAYLLSGQGMYNLDNEWFPVEKGDYIFMARYTQQACYAVGRDEPLAYVYSKDANRNPQL
- the arcC gene encoding carbamate kinase, producing MTKRIVVALGGNAILTDDPSARGQQEALRQTAKHLIDLIKQGHQLIISHGNGPQVGNLLLQQIAADSEKNPAMPLDTCVAMTQGSIGYWLQQEMQRVIREADIDKSVVSLVTQVLVDAQDPAFENLTKPVGPFLSAEEAKVASAETGDTYVEDAGRGYRKVVASPKPVDIVEANAIKTLVDQDVITISAGGGGVPVISTDNGYEGVEAVIDKDFASAKLAELVGADYLLILTGVDNVYVNFNQPNQEKLEDVTVEQMKAWIAENQFAPGSMLPKVEAAIEFVENTPDAQAVITSLENVEAYFNGGSATVIRNV
- the allD gene encoding ureidoglycolate dehydrogenase, which gives rise to MSEEVLVNVTPEELHELIQHKLMSAGLPEDQAEETANHLTYADLTGIHSHGAVRVEYYSERIAKGGITLEPDVHFEQTGSSTGIFHGDNAQGQYVANLAIEPAVRLAKEQGASVVGVSKCGHTGTLSYYLRKIAKEGLLAIAMTPSDPMVVPYGGAERFYGTNPIGFGAPSNGDDPLVFDMATTVQAWGKVLDARSKGRPIPDTWAVDEDGKPTTDPNHVAGLVPIAGPKGYGLMMMVDIFTNVLLGLPFGQHVSSMYDDLTAGRDLSQVYIVIDPEKFVGLDAFKEGISRTMQELNDVKPAEGFDSVLYPGQNSNRRYKKHLEEGVEIPETIINYLKSSDVHYDNFDGLDAFAQPKE
- the fdrA gene encoding DUF1116 domain-containing protein, with translation MLLTNIQKGNYQDSINLMLLSTELNNIEGVIQAQVMMATDANKDIFKGAGLETEELLAAGANDMAIVIETKDPDIMDNVLNVVEDYLSDLSVKKDTDSQVDVDNWDDAMASLPDANLAVISIPGAYAASEIERALDKGLHVFSFSDNVALKDEVRLKEKAHEKGLMLMGPDCGTGIISGVPIAFTNVVTPGNIGIIGASGTGIQEVTTIIDRLGGGVMHAIGTGGRDLSEAVSARTMLDAIAALENHPMTDVITIISKPPAKEVRDKVVKHLQSLTKPVVAIFLGEKPKEHIGNVYFAYTLEEAAKISVDLANGEDVQANYYEPITYDVAEPLQGKTVKGLYSGGTLANEAATLIADALKLGEIQNKEGYILDEEGYQVMDLGDDIYTQGKPHPMIDPSVRVDKLQEVVEDESTGVILFDVVLGYGSHADMANALIPSIQDALAKAKEDGRDLYFVATVVGTENDPQDYAKAKADLEEAGVLVEATNARAVRLALKLMGVDYQIADKAHVSYDGEVLELEQVSGPIQDLITTQPRVINVGVSSFTESIERFGGKVVQYNWRPRAGGNAKLIKVLDAIDKHAEEIDAANAKVVNRMRDAQPFLVDVRYAKEVIPELNTNEKVILHAGPPIKYENMTGPMQGSCIGAMLFEGWADDHEDARKQLETGEVTFIPCHHVNAVGPMGGITTANFPVFVVREAQDGTEGYCIMNEGIGTVLRFGANNEEVVTRLEWMRDVLGPVLGQALRTIEGGLNTNIMIARAIGMGDEFHQRNIAASLVFLKEIAPAIVSLNISEELKQEVIQFLADTDQFFLNIAMATGKTIVDYARKVQEGCIVTTMSRNGENFGIRIAALGDEWFTAPVNTPDGLYFTGYSADDANKDIGDSAITETIGLGGSAMIAAPGVTRFIGAGGFEDAVRISEEQARIVVDQNPNWAVPTWNFRGTNLGIDIRKVVETGIEPIINTGIAHKEAGVGQVGAGTVTAPVEAFEKALVAYAEHLGIDVDSL